One region of Salinibacterium sp. TMP30 genomic DNA includes:
- a CDS encoding DNA-binding protein → MFVITADQRNSRRSTDAVAEALTLLNEERRDDLALAAERTAGDEVQMLLNSAHAALEIALELTRTGQWSVGIGIGNVPTPYGATVRATSGPAFIAARTAIERAKKSPAKCSVESDPSSELARDIDPLLELLILMRNRRTDNGWQLYDLLDTGITQADAAEKLGISPQSASQRALVAGLRTEEDAVVALANLLDRAHSDINNSSADNAAVDKETSRDAEEGRS, encoded by the coding sequence ATGTTTGTGATTACCGCCGACCAACGAAACAGCAGACGCAGCACGGATGCCGTGGCCGAAGCTTTGACCCTGCTCAACGAGGAGAGGCGCGATGACCTCGCCCTTGCCGCCGAACGCACCGCCGGCGACGAAGTGCAAATGCTCCTGAACTCAGCACACGCCGCCCTTGAGATTGCTCTCGAACTAACCCGAACAGGCCAGTGGAGTGTTGGCATCGGAATCGGCAACGTACCCACCCCGTACGGCGCAACCGTACGGGCGACCAGTGGCCCAGCATTCATCGCCGCCCGCACCGCTATCGAGAGGGCAAAGAAAAGCCCAGCCAAGTGCTCTGTCGAATCGGACCCGTCGAGCGAACTCGCCCGCGACATCGACCCGCTTCTGGAACTGCTCATCCTGATGCGAAACCGTCGAACCGACAACGGCTGGCAACTCTACGACCTACTCGACACCGGAATCACCCAAGCAGACGCCGCCGAAAAGTTGGGCATCTCGCCCCAATCAGCAAGCCAACGCGCGCTCGTCGCCGGGCTCCGCACAGAAGAAGACGCAGTGGTGGCACTTGCCAACCTTCTCGACAGAGCACACAGTGACATAAACAACAGCAGCGCAGACAACGCTGCTGTCGACAAAGAAACTTCGCGCGACGCAGAGGAAGGTAGATCATGA
- the tyrS gene encoding tyrosine--tRNA ligase yields the protein MSATASESLSSQSNDSSFESLWDELTWRGLVHVSTDADALTELLAGEPITYYCGFDPTAPSLHLGNLVQLLLLRRLQLAGHKPLGLVGGATGLIGDPRPTAERTLNDNETVAEWVSYLQAQVSKFLSTEGDNAVRMVNNLDWTSPMSAIDFLRDVGKYFRVGTMLKKDAVSARLNSDAGISYTEFSYQVMQGMDYLELYRSYDCVLQTGGSDQWGNLTSGTDLIHKAEGVSVHAIGTPLITNSDGTKFGKSEGNAVWLDDAMTSPYAFYQFWLNTDDADVVQRLKIFTFFSRERITELETAVADAPFKREAQKTLAFEVTSLVHGRVATEAAIAASAALFGQGELSALDELTLAAALRELSHVEVPTDSTIVQLLVDTGLVASASEARRAISQGGVYLNNVAVADDKATVGSDLLPGNVAVLRRGKKTLAGIFVTS from the coding sequence GTGTCAGCGACAGCATCAGAATCACTCAGCAGCCAAAGTAACGACAGCTCCTTCGAGAGCTTGTGGGATGAACTCACCTGGCGCGGACTTGTGCACGTTTCCACCGACGCGGATGCTCTCACAGAACTTCTCGCTGGTGAACCGATCACCTACTATTGCGGATTCGACCCCACGGCACCGAGTCTGCATCTCGGAAACCTCGTGCAACTCCTGTTGCTGCGTCGCCTCCAACTTGCCGGCCACAAACCGTTAGGGCTTGTTGGGGGAGCAACCGGACTCATCGGAGATCCCCGGCCCACAGCGGAGCGCACCCTCAATGACAACGAGACTGTTGCCGAGTGGGTCAGTTACCTGCAAGCCCAAGTGTCTAAGTTTTTGAGCACCGAGGGTGACAATGCTGTGCGCATGGTCAATAACCTCGACTGGACCTCGCCGATGAGCGCCATCGATTTCTTGAGGGATGTCGGCAAATACTTCCGTGTCGGCACGATGCTGAAAAAGGATGCCGTCAGCGCGCGTCTCAACAGCGACGCCGGCATTAGCTACACCGAGTTCAGTTACCAGGTGATGCAGGGAATGGATTACCTCGAGCTCTACCGCAGCTACGACTGTGTGTTGCAGACCGGTGGCAGCGACCAGTGGGGCAACCTGACGAGCGGCACGGATCTCATTCATAAGGCTGAAGGGGTGAGCGTTCACGCGATCGGCACTCCGCTGATCACGAACTCGGATGGCACAAAGTTCGGCAAGAGCGAGGGCAACGCGGTCTGGCTGGATGACGCGATGACGAGCCCGTACGCGTTCTACCAGTTTTGGCTCAATACCGACGATGCCGATGTTGTGCAGCGCTTGAAGATCTTCACGTTCTTCTCGCGGGAGCGCATTACCGAACTCGAGACTGCCGTAGCCGATGCGCCGTTCAAGCGTGAAGCTCAGAAGACTCTCGCGTTCGAGGTGACCTCGCTAGTGCATGGGCGTGTAGCGACCGAGGCCGCTATTGCTGCGTCGGCGGCGCTCTTTGGTCAGGGGGAGTTGAGCGCGCTCGATGAGCTCACGCTTGCCGCCGCGTTGCGTGAGCTTTCGCACGTTGAGGTGCCGACCGATTCGACGATAGTGCAGCTGCTGGTCGACACCGGGTTGGTTGCTAGCGCCAGCGAAGCCCGTCGGGCGATCTCGCAGGGTGGCGTGTACCTCAACAACGTTGCGGTAGCGGATGACAAGGCGACCGTTGGCAGTGACCTCTTGCCAGGAAACGTGGCGGTGCTCCGTCGGGGCAAAAAGACTCTCGCGGGAATCTTCGTCACCTCGTAG
- a CDS encoding DUF817 domain-containing protein: protein MARFTSLEQRIDEWAHRTLDRQTSPNQSRARAWAIEFTVFVLKQAWACVFGGALLAVLVLTRLWYPDSATLARNDFLVLAALTIQVLMVVFKLETLRELRVIILFHVVGTVMEIFKTDVGSWTYEGEGILHVFGVPLYSGFMYAAVGSYMVRVFRLFELRFDRYPRRWITAILAALIYVNFFSHHFIVDARWFLFAAVAVIYWRTVMHVRVSRARFRMPILVSFVLVALFIWVAENVATWSNAWVYPNQSDGWELVSIAKLGSWLLLIIVSVVLVTWVEKPRPPEVE from the coding sequence ATGGCCCGGTTTACTTCGCTGGAGCAGCGAATTGATGAGTGGGCTCATCGCACGCTCGATCGGCAAACCAGTCCGAACCAAAGTCGAGCGCGCGCGTGGGCAATCGAGTTCACGGTGTTTGTGCTCAAGCAGGCGTGGGCGTGCGTGTTCGGTGGGGCGCTGTTGGCGGTGCTCGTACTTACTAGGCTCTGGTATCCGGATTCGGCGACGCTGGCGCGCAACGATTTTTTGGTGCTGGCGGCGCTGACGATCCAGGTGCTCATGGTGGTCTTCAAGCTGGAGACTCTGCGCGAGTTGCGGGTGATCATTCTGTTCCACGTTGTGGGTACGGTGATGGAGATTTTCAAGACCGACGTGGGCTCGTGGACCTATGAGGGCGAGGGCATTCTTCATGTCTTCGGAGTGCCGCTGTATAGCGGGTTCATGTATGCCGCGGTGGGTTCGTACATGGTGCGGGTTTTCCGTTTGTTCGAGTTGCGTTTCGACCGCTATCCGCGGCGCTGGATCACGGCAATCTTGGCGGCCCTCATCTACGTCAACTTTTTCAGCCACCACTTCATCGTGGATGCACGCTGGTTCCTGTTTGCCGCGGTCGCTGTGATTTATTGGCGCACCGTGATGCATGTGCGGGTGTCGAGGGCAAGGTTCCGGATGCCCATCCTGGTGTCGTTTGTGTTGGTGGCCTTGTTCATTTGGGTTGCCGAGAATGTGGCGACCTGGTCGAACGCGTGGGTTTATCCCAACCAATCAGATGGTTGGGAGCTGGTGTCTATCGCCAAGCTCGGTTCTTGGCTGTTGCTCATCATCGTGTCGGTGGTGCTAGTGACATGGGTGGAGAAGCCGCGCCCACCCGAAGTCGAGTAA